AACACATTTAGCATTCGGATAcggtaaaatttcaataaaacaaatatacagggtggaaaTTAAAAACTTACCAGCTCCGATTCCGACGTGTTCGATACCAGCAACAGTCCTAATATGATTAATATGTTTAATAACGTCTTGTATAGTGGCAGTTTCGTTACAAGTAACATGGTAAGTGTAAAAATTTACCATGACTACTCCTCCGTTGTGCGCTATCAATTTGAGCACGTCGTCGGGTACGTTCCTAGAGGAATTGCACAACGAAAAGGCGCTTGAATGTGAAAATATAACCGGCGCTCGGGATATATTGAGCGCCGCTTTGGCAGTGGTCATAGATGTATGAGAAAGATCTATAATCATACCAAGACGGTTCATTTCTTTAATAACGCTCTTCCCGAATTCCGAAAGACCGTCTCTGGTCTTGGTATTGGTCCCTGTTGCCCAAGGGGTGTCGCACGAATGGGTGATGgttaaatatctaaaatttaacCTCGTAATTCGATTATAAAACCTTGAAAACAAATTACTCACCTAGCACCTAGACTGTAGAAAGTCCTCAAAACGGCTAAGGAATTACCTAAAGCGTGTCCTCCTTCGACTCCAATCAACGAAGCGATCCTCCCTTCCTTATGGACCGATCTAATTTCCCGCGTAGACCTCACCAATGAGAAATGATTAGAATTGAACTCGACCAGCCTTTTGATGACGTCTATCTGCTCTAAAGTGACTTGTACAGCGTCGAGATGTTGAGCTTTGCAAGGCACGTAAGCAGACCAGAATTGAGCCCCCAATAGACCGGCTCTAAGTTTCGGTATATCCGTATGAGACCATTTACTAGTCGCCCAAGGTTCTCGATCACTTATAGAACTtaagtttaaattgaataatttattgtgaACGAATTTTCTGAGGTTCCAGGGTAGATCGTTGTGGCCGTCGATTAGGGGTTGttcttttaatagtttttttatgacATTGAGTCGTTGTTCGGAGGTTTGGGGGGGGATGTGTGGACCTAGAGCTAGGGGTAGGCCTAAACCGGCGGTTAGAGTCGCGATTAAAACGCAGATTATTATACAGATGCACCAAGGGCCTTTGAAAGTTGTTTTTGAAGTGTCGCTGGATGTGCTGCAAGAACATGATTCTATGGAGCCGTGGTAGTCGTAGGGGTGGTAATAATCTCGAACGTCATTGTAATATTGAGGCACGTTAAAGGATGTTTCTCGAATTGGATATTCGTGAGCGCAATGGGGGATCTGAAACAATAGCATTGTGAAGGATGTACTCGAATGCGTGTAACatggacattctgtatattttgagatgcgGAAATGGAATTTATGATGAGACAAGTTCACGTATACcgaaccaataaaaaaaaaggatcattaatcaatttttaatttattttttgtgtttccttCCTATTTCTTGGTATTTTCGGGTCATGCGTTGTAGATGTAGTGCCAATATGATATATTATTTCCAGTTCTTTCaaatacataacctcaatttttagatattaaaCAGTTTCGGAATTTTAAGGGAATATGTTTCATTAATCAAAATACGTAGATTTGACAGTtttaaatcgaataaaaattacaaaaaatcgtCGTATAAAGAGGAATGAATTACTTGAAGaagtatttgttttttatatatgggGTGTCAAGGAATAACAAGGATGTTTAGGATATTAGTAATATCTGAAGTGTTGaagtgaatttataaaaaacgtgtttttactaaaaaa
This DNA window, taken from Diorhabda sublineata isolate icDioSubl1.1 chromosome 4, icDioSubl1.1, whole genome shotgun sequence, encodes the following:
- the LOC130443161 gene encoding dipeptidase 1-like, with product MVTVAGGGRPHSWLSTLDPELRQHIQNCPCPCNHMGYGNVLDYQIPHCAHEYPIRETSFNVPQYYNDVRDYYHPYDYHGSIESCSCSTSSDTSKTTFKGPWCICIIICVLIATLTAGLGLPLALGPHIPPQTSEQRLNVIKKLLKEQPLIDGHNDLPWNLRKFVHNKLFNLNLSSISDREPWATSKWSHTDIPKLRAGLLGAQFWSAYVPCKAQHLDAVQVTLEQIDVIKRLVEFNSNHFSLVRSTREIRSVHKEGRIASLIGVEGGHALGNSLAVLRTFYSLGARYLTITHSCDTPWATGTNTKTRDGLSEFGKSVIKEMNRLGMIIDLSHTSMTTAKAALNISRAPVIFSHSSAFSLCNSSRNVPDDVLKLIAHNGGVVMVNFYTYHVTCNETATIQDVIKHINHIRTVAGIEHVGIGAGYDGINMTPSGLEDVSKYPYLLAELLADPNWTEKDVVSLAGLNLLRVFEGVEEVRDKWKNEQVLPVEDEIPPMHNPCSSLYS